In Scomber japonicus isolate fScoJap1 chromosome 7, fScoJap1.pri, whole genome shotgun sequence, one genomic interval encodes:
- the dock7 gene encoding dedicator of cytokinesis protein 7 isoform X3, which produces MAERRAFAQKISRTVAAEVRKQIAGQYGGSPQLFKNLNVGTATSNTVPLTEAVEPVDFEEYLITHPPIVESGPLRDLIEFPPDDIEVIYTPRECRTVVQAVPEEGDTDPHVRDCVRSYTEDWAVVNRKYHKLGTGFNPNTLDKQKERQKGLPKQVFEADEMPDNSSYQDDQDDLKRRSMSIDDTPRGSWACSIFDLKNSLPDALLPHLLDRAPNEEIDRHNEDQRKANRHRELFALHPALDEEEPIERHCVPEVPKEHFGQRLLVKCLSLKFEIEIEPIFASLALYDVKEKKKISENFFFDLNSEQTKGMLRPHIQTAAISTLARSAIFSITYPSQDVFLVIKLEKVLQQGDIGECAEPYMVFKESDAAKNKEKLEKLRGQSEQFCQRLGRYRMPFAWTAIHLMNIVNSAGSLERDTELEMSLSERKGSWSERRNSSIMGRRSLERTTSGDESCSLTGFRPATLTITNFFKQEGDRLSDEDLYKFLADMRRPSSVLRRLRPITAQLKLDISPAPENPHYCLTPDLLQVKPYPDSRVRPTREILEFPARDVYVPNTTYRNLLYVNPQSLNFANRQGSARNITVKVQFMNGEDPNNAMPVIFGKSSCADFAKEAYTAVVYHNRSPDFHDEVKIKLPASLSDHHHILFTFYHVSCQQKQNTPLETPVGYTWIPMLQNGRLRTGHFCLPVSLEKPPQSYSVLSPDVPLPGMKWVDNHRGVFNVEVVAVSTIHTQDQYLDKFFALVHALDEHMFPVRIGDMRIMENNLETELKSSIAALNSSQLEPVVRFLHLLLDKLVLLVVRPPVIAGQIVNLGQASFEVMASIVNRLHKYLDTSQDMHGRNSLLSSYIHYVFRLPSADPNSPSPGPGGLGGSVHYATMARSAVRPASLNLNRSRSLSNSNPDISGTPTSPDDEVRSIIGSKAMERCGNRMSSHTESASFLQTLTGRLPTKKLFHEELALQWVVSSGSVREGALQQAWFFFELMVKSIIHHLYFAERLESPRKNRFPERFMDDITALVSTIAGDIVSRFQKDLELVERLNTSLAFFLNDLLSVMDRGFVFTLIRAYWKQVSTKLYTLQNPTLESLRLDFLRIVCSHEHYVTLNLPCSLLTPPASPSPSVSSATSQSSGFSTHVQDQKIANMFELSVPFREQHYLAGLVLSELSVILDPDNEGMFGLHKKVVSVVHNLLSSHDSDPRYADPEVKARVAMLYLPLIGIVMETLPQLHDFTESHNQWGRPGGLQGAAVGSGGEETEGEGNSMISQTVAMAIAGTCTASPISRPSSFLLNSQASRQHGSFSAESSRSLLICLLWVLKNADELVLQKWFTDLSVSQLNRLLDLLYLCVSCFEYKGKKAFERMNSLTFKKSKDMKAKLEEAILGSIGARQEMVRRSRGQLERSPSGSAFGSQENLRWRKDMTHWRQNSEKMDKTRAELEHEALIDGNLATEANLIILDTLEIIVQTVSVTESKESILGGVLKVLLHSMACNQSALYLQHCFATQRALVSKFPELLFEEETEQCADLCLRLLRSCSSSISTIRAHASASLYLLMRQNFEIGNNFARVKMQVTMSLSSLVGTSQNFNEEFLRRSLKTILTYAEEDLELRETTFPDQVQDLVFNLHMILSDTVKMKEHQEDPEMLIDLMYRIAKGYQTSPDLRLTWLQNMAGKHSERNNHAEAAQCLVHSAALVAEYLSMLEDRKYLPVGCVTFQNISSNVLEESAVSDDVVSPDEEGICSGKYFTEIGLVGLLEQAAASFSMAGMYEAVNEVYKVLIPIHEANRDAKKLATIHGKLQEAFGKIVHQSTGWERMFGTYFRVGFYGSKFGDLDEQEFVYKEPAITKLAEISHRLEGFYGERFGEDQVEVIKDSNPVDKCKLDPNKAFIQITYVEPYFDTYEMKDRITYFDKNYNLRRFVYCTPFTLDGRAHGDLHEQYKRKTILTTSHAFPYIKTRINIIHKEEIISTPIEVAIEDMQKKTQELAFATHQDPADAKMLQMVLQGSVGTTVNQGPLEVAQVFLSEIPSDPKLYRHHNKLRLCFKDFTKRCEDALRKNKSLIGPDQKEYQRELERNYHRLKESLQPLINRKIPQLYKPVLQVNSHRDSFSRMSLRKLDI; this is translated from the exons ATGGCTGAACGCCGCGCCTTCGCCCAAAAAATCAgcag GACTGTGGCAGCAGAGGTCAGGAAGCAGATAGCTGGCCAGTATGGGGGCTCCCCACAGCTCTTCAAGAACCTTAACGTTGGGACCGCAACAAGCAACACG GTTCCCCTCACAGAGGCAGTGGAGCCGGTGGATTTTGAGGAGTACCTCATCACTCACCCTCCCATCGTTGAGTCAGGTCCCCTGAGAGACCTGATTGAGTTTCCCCCAGATGACATAGAGGTCATATACACACCCAGAGAATGTCGCACAGTGGTACAAGCTGTCCCGGAGGAAGG ggaCACTGATCCTCATGTCAGAGACTGTGTCAGATCCTATACAGAGGACTGGGCTGTCGTCAACAGAAA ATACCACAAACTTGGTACGGGTTTCAACCCCAACACGCTGGATAAGCAGAAGGAGCGTCAGAAAGGACTGCCCAAACAAGTGTTTGAGGCTGATGAGATGCCAGACAACAGCAGCTACCAGGATGACCAG GATGACCTGAAGCGGCGGTCAATGTCCATAGACGATACCCCACGGGGCAGCTGGGCCTGCAGCATCTTTGACTTAAAGAACTCTCTCCCTGATGccctcctccctcacctccTCGACCGCGCCCCCAACGAGGAGATTGACAGGCACAATGAAGATCAGCGCAAGGCCAATCGTCACCGTGAACTCTTTGCTTTGCACCCAGCCCTTGATGAG GAGGAGCCCATTGAGCGCCACTGCGTGCCTGAAGTACCCAAAGAACACTTTGGCCAGAGGCTACTCGTCAAGTGCTTGTCCTTGAA GTTTGAGATCGAAATTGAACCCATATTTGCTAGTTTGGCCTTATACGATgtcaaggaaaagaaaaag ATATCAGAGAACTTTTTCTTCGACTTGAACTCCGAGCAGACGAAAGGTATGCTGCGTCCGCACATTCAGACAGCAGCCATCTCCACGCTGGCACGCTCTGCCATATTCTCCATCACCTACCCCTCCCAGGATGTCTTCCTGGTCATCAAG TTGGAGAAGGTACTGCAGCAAGGTGATATTGGAGAATGTGCTGAACCCTACATGGTCTTCAAAGAGTCAGATGCTGCCAAG aATAAAGAGAAGCTGGAGAAGCTCCGTGGTCAGTCTGAGCAGTTCTGCCAACGGCTTGGTCGCTATCGCATGCCCTTCGCTTGGACCGCCATCCACCTAATGAACATTGTCAACAGTGCTGGCAGTcttgagagagacacagagttgGAGATGAGCCTTTCAG agagaaaaggCTCATGGTCAGAACGGAGGAACTCGAGCATCATGGGAAGACGTTCTCTGGAGAGAACCACCAGCGGAGATGAATCATGTAGTCTTACAGGTTTCAGACCCGCCACACTTACCATCACCAACTTCTTCAAACAG GAGGGTGACAGGCTGAGTGATGAGGACTTGTATAAGTTCTTAGCAGATATGAGAAGACCATCTTCAGTGCTGAGGAGGCTCAGACCCATCACAG CCCAGTTGAAGTTGGACATTTCTCCAGCTCCAGAGAACCCCCACTATTGCTTGACACCTGACCTCCTGCAGGTTAAACCTTACCCAGACAGCAGGGTACGCCCCACCAGGGAGATTTTGGAGTTCCCTGCCAGGGACGTCTATGTGCCAAACACCACATACAG GAACCTGCTGTATGTGAACCCCCAGAGTCTTAACTTTGCCAACCGTCAAGGTTCTGCTCGTAACATTACAGTGAAAGTGCAATTTATGAATGGAGAGGATCCAAATAACGCCATGCCG GTGATATTTGGGAAGTCCAGCTGTGCAGATTTCGCTAAAGAGGCTTACACTGCTGTAGTGTACCATAACAG ATCCCCTGACTTTCATGATGAGGTGAAGATCAAGCTGCCTGCCTCCCTGTCAGACCACCACCACATTCTCTTCACCTTTTACCATGTGAGCTGCCAGCAGAAGCAGAACACACCACTGGAGACCCCTGTGGGATACACA tGGATCCCCATGTTGCAGAATGGGCGTCTACGGACGGGACACTTCTGTCTGCCTGTGTCTCTGGAAAAACCACCACAGTCCTACTCTGTCCTCTCCCCAGAT GTCCCTCTCCCAGGGATGAAGTGGGTGGACAACCATCGAGGAGTATTCAATGTGGAAGTGGTGGCTGTTTCAACCATCCACACACAG GACCAGTACCTGGATAAGTTCTTTGCTTTGGTACATGCCCTGGATGAGCACATGTTCCCAGTCAGGATAGGAGACATGCGCATCATGGAGAACAACCTGGAGACTGAGCTCAAATCCAGCATAGCAGCTCTCAACTCCTCCCAGCTGGAGCCAGTGGTTCGATTCCTTCACCTTCTGCTTGACAAGTTGGTGTTGCTTGTGGTGCGACCGCCAGTCATTGCTGGACAGATAG tgaaTCTGGGCCAGGCATCCTTCGAGGTTATGGCGTCCATAGTGAACCGTCTTCATAAGTACCTGGACACCAGCCAGGACATGCACGGCCGCAACAGCCTGCTGTCCTCGTACATCCACTACGTCTTCCGCTTGCCTAGCGCTGACCCCAACTCACCCTCACCAG GCCCAGGAGGGCTGGGAGGCTCGGTTCACTATGCAACCATGGCTCGCTCGGCTGTACGACCAGCCAGCCTCAACCTCAACCGTTCCCGTAGCCTTAGCAACAGTAACCCTGACATCTCTGGCACACCCACCTCTCCTGACGATGAGGTCCGCTCCATCATTGGCAGCAAG GCCATGGAGCGTTGTGGCAATCGCATGTCTTCGCACACAGAGAGCGCCAGTTTCTTGCAAACTTTAACAGGACGGTTGCCCACAAAAAAG CTCTTCCATGAGGAGTTGGCTTTGCAGTGGGTGGTGAGCAGTGGAAGCGTCAGGGAGGGCGCTCTACAACAGGCCTGGTTTTTCTTTGAACTCATG GTGAAGAGCATTATCCACCACTTGTACTTCGCTGAGCGCTTAGAGTCGCCCAGAAAGAACCGATTCCCAGAACGCTTTATGGATGACATCACAGCCCTAGTCAGCACCATCGCCGGTGACATCGTGTCTCGTTTCCAGAAG GAtctggagctggtggagagacTAAACACAAGCCTGGCCTTCTTTCTCAATGATCTGCTGTCGGTCATGGACAGAGGCTTTGTCTTCACCCTTATCAGGGCATACTGGAAACAG GTGTCCACAAAGCTTTACACTCTGCAGAACCCAACCTTGGAGTCTTTGAGGCTTGATTTCTTGAGAATCGTTTGCAGCCACGAACACTACGTCACCCTCAACCTGCCTTGCAGCCTGCTCACACCGCCTGCCTCACCTTCCCCCTCGGTCTCTTCAGCGACTTCACAG AGCTCTGGGTTCTCAACACATGTCCAGGACCAAAAGATAGCCAACATGTTTGAGCTGTCTGTCCCGTTCAGAGAGCAACACTATCTGGCTGGGCTGGTGCTATCTGAACTGTCTGTAATACTGGACCCAGACAACGaggg gATGTTTGGCTTGCATAAGAAAGTGGTCAGCGTCGTTCACAACCTCCTGTCCAGCCATGACTCTGACCCCCGCTATGCTGATCCTGAGGTCAAGGCCCGGGTCGCCATGCTTTACCTGCCTCTCATTGGCATTGTCATGGAAACACTGCCACAACTCCATGACTTCACAG AGTCCCATAACCAGTGGGGTCGGCCAGGCGGTCTCCAGGGAGCGGCGGTGGGCAGCGGCggagaagagacagagggagagggtaACAGTATGATCAGTCAGACAGTCGCCATGGCAATAGCAGGCACCTGCACCGCCTCTCCAATCTCCCGACCAAGCAGCTTCTTGCTCAACTCGCAG GCGAGTCGTCAGCATGGAAGCTTCTCGGCTGAGTCAAGTCGCAGTCTGCTCATCTGTCTCCTGTGGGTGCTGAAAAATGCAGATGAGCTGGTGTTACAGAAGTGGTTCACAGACCTGTCCGTGTCCCAGTTGAACCGCCTGTTGGATCTCCTCTACCTCTGCGTCTCCTGCTTTGAGTACAAG GGGAAGAAGGCGTTTGAGCGAATGAACAGCCTGACCTTTAAGAAGTCCAAAGACATGAAGGCCAAGCTGGAGGAGGCCATACTGGGCAGCATCGGAGCCAGACAGGAGATGGTGCGACGCAGCCGCGGACAGCTGG AGCGGAGTCCATCTGGCAGTGCATTTGGCAGTCAGGAGAATCTGCGCTGGAGGAAGGACATGACCCACTGGAGACAGAACAGTGAGAAGATGGACAA GACCAGAGCAGAGTTGGAACATGAAGCACTTATTGATGGAAACCTTGCGACAGAGGCCAACTTAATTATTCTCGATACTTTGGAGATCATTGTTCAG ACGGTATCAGTGACAGAGTCCAAGGAGAGCATCCTGGGTGGGGTGCTAAAGGTGCTTCTCCACAGCATGGCCTGCAACCAGAGCGCCCTCTACCTCCAGCACTGTTTTGCCACACAGAGGGCACTGGTGTCTAAG TTTCCTGAACTGCTGTTTGAAGAGGAGACGGAGCAGTGTGCTGACCTGTGTTTGCGGCTGttgaggagctgcagcagcagcatcagtacCATCCGGGCCCACGCCAGTGCCTCCCTCTACCTCCTCATGAGGCAAAACTTTGAGATTGGCAAC AATTTCGCTAGGGTGAAGATGCAGGTGACCATGTCTCTGTCCTCACTGGTGGGAACATCACAGAATTTTAATGAGGAGTTCCTGCGTCGCTCTCTAAAAACTATCCTCACCTATGCAGAGGAGGACCTGGAGCTGAGGGAAACCACCTTTCCAGACCAG GTCCAGGACCTAGTTTTTAACTTGCACATGATCCTGTCTGACACAGTGAAGATGAAGGAGCACCAGGAAGATCCTGAGATGCTCATAGATCTCATGTACAG GATTGCGAAAGGTTACCAGACATCACCAGACCTCCGGCTGACTTGGCTCCAGAACATGGCTGGAAAACACTCGGAGAGGAACAACCATGCTGAGGCTGCTCAGTGTCTGGTGCACAGCGCTGCCTTGGTAGCAGAATACCTGAGCATGCTGGAGGACCGCAAGTATCTACCTGTCGGCTGTGTCACCTTCCAG AACATTTCCTCCAATGTGCTGGAGGAGTCTGCAGTCTCTGATGACGTGGTGTCCCCAGATGAGGAGGGCATTTGCTCAGGCAAATACTTCACTGAGATTGGCCTTGTGGGACTCCTGGAGCAAGCTGCTGCTTCTTTCTCCATG GCTGGCATGTACGAGGCGGTAAACGAAGTGTACAAGGTACTGATCCCTATCCACGAAGCCAACAGGGATGCAAAGAAGCTAGCCACCATTCATGGTAAACTACAGGAAGCCTTTGGCAAAATTGTTCATCag AGTACTGGCTGGGAG AGGATGTTTGGTACGTACTTCAGAGTTGGATTTTACGGTTCGAAATTCGGTGACCTGGACGAGCAGGAGTTTGTGTACAAAGAGCCTGCCATCACCAAGCTGGCCGAAATCTCTCACAGGCTAGAG GGTTTCTATGGCGAACGATTCGGAGAAGACCAGGTAGAAGTCATTAAAGACTCCAACCCAGTGGACAAGTGCAAGCTTGACCCAAATAAG GCGTTCATCCAGATCACGTACGTGGAGCCTTACTTTGACACCTACGAGATGAAGGACCGCATCACCTACTTCGACAAGAACTACAACCTGCGACGTTTCGTCTACTGCACGCCCTTCACCCTGGATGGACGGGCCCACGGGGACCTGCACGAACAGTATAAACGCAAGACCATCCTCACCACCTCGCACGCCTTCCCCTACATCAAGACTCGAATCAACATCATCCACAAAGAGGAG